The proteins below come from a single Carnobacterium divergens DSM 20623 genomic window:
- the gntK gene encoding gluconokinase: protein MKDYVIGVDIGTTSTKAVLYDKNGNVKGYANKEYPLYQEIPDMAEQDPDEIFETVIDVLTAVVRKSGADVARIAGVSFSSAMHSLILLDEENQLLTRCITWADNRAYHQAEELKNSAAGLAIYHRTGTPIHPMSPLSKILWLKEEHPDLIQQTAHFIGIKEYVFYKLFGQFKVDFSIASATGLFNIHELRWDDEVLALLDISNEQLSELVETDHQVMGLKQSYAEVMGLPIDTPFIVGASDGCLSNLGVNAIDGKTLALTIGTSGAVRMVTDKPVTDAQGRTFCYALTKDKWVIGGPVNNGGIVFRWVRDQLFAPEKITAEQMQVDSYEILTQIAEKIPAGSDGLLFHPFLGGERAPLWDANAKGSFIGLTTRHTRAHMVRASLEGIVFNLYSVMLILEELVERPERIHATGGFARSALWRQLLADIFEQEVSIPESYESSCLGAAVIGMESLGLIESIEEVSSMIGVTNQHIPNEAHFPVYRELLPIFIRTTRLLQSEFQAIADFQRKYTH, encoded by the coding sequence ATGAAAGATTATGTCATTGGTGTAGATATTGGCACAACAAGTACGAAAGCTGTTTTGTATGATAAAAATGGAAATGTTAAAGGATATGCTAATAAAGAGTATCCATTGTATCAAGAAATACCAGATATGGCGGAGCAAGATCCGGATGAGATTTTTGAAACCGTGATTGATGTTCTAACAGCGGTGGTTAGAAAAAGTGGAGCAGATGTGGCTAGAATCGCTGGGGTTTCATTTTCAAGTGCGATGCATAGTTTAATTTTGCTAGATGAAGAGAATCAATTGTTGACTCGTTGCATTACGTGGGCGGATAATCGCGCTTATCATCAAGCAGAGGAACTAAAAAATTCAGCTGCAGGCTTAGCAATTTATCACCGGACAGGAACACCGATTCATCCGATGTCGCCTTTAAGTAAAATCTTGTGGCTAAAAGAGGAACATCCTGACTTGATTCAACAGACGGCTCATTTTATTGGGATTAAGGAATATGTGTTTTATAAACTATTCGGTCAATTTAAAGTGGACTTCTCAATTGCATCGGCAACAGGCTTATTCAATATTCACGAATTACGTTGGGACGATGAAGTTCTTGCGCTTTTGGATATTTCCAACGAGCAACTTTCTGAGTTAGTTGAAACTGATCATCAAGTAATGGGGTTAAAACAATCTTATGCTGAAGTTATGGGATTGCCGATTGACACACCTTTTATTGTCGGCGCAAGTGATGGCTGTTTATCTAATTTAGGAGTCAATGCGATTGATGGAAAAACTCTTGCCTTGACAATTGGTACGAGTGGAGCTGTTCGGATGGTTACCGATAAACCTGTGACAGACGCTCAGGGTAGAACGTTTTGTTATGCTCTTACAAAGGATAAATGGGTGATTGGTGGGCCAGTTAATAACGGGGGAATTGTTTTCCGCTGGGTAAGAGATCAATTATTTGCCCCTGAAAAAATTACTGCAGAACAAATGCAAGTTGACAGTTATGAAATTTTAACACAGATTGCAGAAAAAATTCCAGCAGGTTCAGATGGATTGCTGTTTCATCCTTTCTTAGGAGGGGAACGGGCACCTCTTTGGGATGCCAATGCAAAAGGCTCTTTTATTGGCTTAACAACGAGACATACAAGAGCACATATGGTGCGAGCATCACTTGAAGGGATTGTTTTTAACTTATATTCAGTGATGTTGATTTTGGAAGAGCTGGTTGAACGACCAGAAAGAATTCATGCCACAGGAGGATTTGCTCGTTCTGCATTATGGCGTCAGCTATTAGCAGACATATTTGAACAAGAGGTTTCCATTCCAGAAAGTTATGAAAGTTCTTGTTTAGGAGCAGCAGTTATTGGAATGGAAAGTCTAGGCTTGATTGAATCCATTGAGGAAGTGTCCTCGATGATTGGGGTAACGAATCAACATATTCCTAATGAAGCTCATTTTCCAGTCTATCGTGAATTATTGCCTATTTTTATCCGCACTACTCGACTGCTACAAAGTGAATTTCAAGCGATTGCCGATTTTCAACGAAAATATACTCATTAG
- a CDS encoding FadR/GntR family transcriptional regulator, translating to MLESSQQKGQSLAQQVASKMEEFIKEQRYKVGDKLPNEFELATELNVGRGTIREAIKLLAARNVVIIQRGKGTFVSENPGLTEDPLGLSFITDKKRLSHDLMDVRVMIEPEIAKLAAEHATPAEVEEMEAICLAIEKLIHENKNHEEKDIQLHSAIAKASKNVVVPSLIPIIQTAISLFINLTNRSLKEETIETHRQIVEAIKIKDGEAAKKAMQRHLGYNKDELNI from the coding sequence ATGTTGGAAAGCAGTCAACAAAAAGGTCAGTCATTAGCACAACAAGTGGCAAGTAAGATGGAAGAGTTCATTAAGGAACAGCGCTATAAAGTGGGAGATAAGCTACCAAATGAATTTGAACTAGCAACCGAATTAAACGTTGGAAGAGGAACGATTCGAGAAGCCATTAAATTATTAGCTGCACGAAATGTTGTAATAATCCAACGAGGAAAGGGGACATTTGTATCTGAAAACCCTGGTTTGACAGAAGATCCACTTGGTTTGAGCTTTATTACAGATAAAAAAAGGCTAAGCCACGATTTAATGGATGTTCGTGTGATGATTGAACCTGAAATAGCCAAATTAGCAGCAGAACACGCGACTCCTGCTGAGGTAGAAGAAATGGAAGCGATATGTTTAGCGATTGAGAAGCTGATTCATGAAAATAAAAACCATGAAGAAAAAGATATCCAGCTACATTCGGCTATTGCAAAAGCGAGTAAAAATGTCGTAGTACCTAGTTTAATTCCGATTATTCAAACGGCCATTTCGTTATTTATTAATTTAACCAATCGAAGTTTAAAAGAAGAAACGATTGAAACCCATCGACAAATTGTGGAAGCGATAAAAATTAAAGATGGTGAGGCTGCTAAAAAGGCAATGCAGCGACATCTAGGCTACAACAAAGATGAATTAAATATTTAA
- the gnd gene encoding phosphogluconate dehydrogenase (NAD(+)-dependent, decarboxylating) has protein sequence MVDIRFRKRYHFYRHTTYDVSKIGQGVTMMKIGIIGLGKMGINLAENCVDAGHQVVGYDLHLPQLAENQNEMTLVNHLSQMIEELPRPRIIWSMVPSGAPTEAIFQEMMTLLEPEDIFIDGGNSNYKESVIRGKLMAEKQLYFFDVGTSGGMKGAREGACFMIGGDEHIFKQIEPLFAGIAVANGYLYAGAVGSGHYLKMVHNGIEYGMMQAIGEGFDLLEHAPYSFDYEKVAKVWNNGSVIRSWLMELTQSAFKKDQRLEEIQGIMYSSGEGKWTVEESLEQQVATPIITMSLMMRYRSLYPDTFSGKVVAALRNEFGGHEVEKK, from the coding sequence ATGGTTGACATTCGTTTTAGAAAGCGTTATCATTTTTATAGACATACGACGTATGACGTCTCAAAAATAGGTCAAGGAGTGACGATGATGAAAATTGGCATTATTGGATTAGGCAAAATGGGCATTAATTTAGCAGAAAATTGTGTGGATGCAGGACATCAAGTTGTGGGGTATGATTTACACTTACCTCAATTAGCTGAAAATCAAAATGAAATGACACTGGTCAACCATTTAAGTCAAATGATTGAAGAACTACCGCGTCCACGAATCATTTGGTCAATGGTACCAAGTGGAGCACCAACAGAAGCTATTTTTCAAGAAATGATGACACTCCTTGAACCGGAAGATATTTTTATTGATGGTGGGAACTCTAATTATAAGGAGTCTGTGATACGTGGCAAATTAATGGCAGAAAAACAGCTTTATTTTTTTGATGTAGGAACTTCTGGTGGCATGAAAGGCGCTCGAGAAGGCGCTTGTTTTATGATTGGTGGCGATGAACACATCTTTAAACAAATTGAACCTCTTTTCGCGGGAATTGCAGTTGCCAACGGATACTTATATGCCGGAGCAGTTGGAAGTGGACATTATTTAAAAATGGTTCATAACGGGATTGAATATGGAATGATGCAAGCCATTGGCGAAGGTTTTGATCTTTTGGAACATGCTCCTTATTCGTTTGATTATGAAAAAGTAGCGAAGGTTTGGAATAATGGTTCGGTTATTCGTTCATGGTTGATGGAACTGACTCAATCAGCTTTTAAAAAAGACCAACGTTTAGAAGAAATTCAAGGAATCATGTATTCATCAGGTGAAGGCAAGTGGACAGTTGAGGAATCTTTAGAACAACAAGTGGCTACGCCGATTATTACAATGTCTTTGATGATGCGTTATCGCTCGCTTTATCCAGATACGTTTAGTGGAAAAGTCGTTGCAGCATTACGAAATGAATTTGGTGGTCATGAAGTTGAAAAGAAATAG
- a CDS encoding WxL domain-containing protein produces the protein MKKKLLIIGLISTATLLSTSVVLAADAQEGTTDLQAEFLAGTVTSPETTDPSDTSNPGTGNEAASLALMRIPKLFNFKSTAIATGAASIPLADTSPTYYTEVEDVRGTHVGWNLTAKISNKLTSSSQGALSGAAISMPGVSMKSIRGTVSSPTVTPIPNDAILLSNDSTPDLVVDATDGQGAGAWQALIPADQLQLKVADLAKVKVGDDYAGKITWTLTAGPNQTP, from the coding sequence AGTCGTTTTAGCAGCAGATGCCCAAGAAGGAACAACAGACCTACAAGCTGAATTTTTAGCTGGAACGGTTACCTCACCTGAAACAACAGATCCATCCGATACATCAAACCCCGGTACAGGAAATGAAGCAGCCTCATTGGCTTTAATGCGTATTCCTAAATTGTTCAACTTTAAAAGTACTGCTATAGCAACAGGAGCTGCCTCTATTCCCTTAGCAGATACTTCTCCTACTTATTATACTGAAGTTGAAGATGTACGTGGAACACATGTTGGCTGGAATCTTACCGCTAAAATCAGCAATAAACTTACTAGTAGTTCTCAAGGTGCATTATCTGGTGCAGCGATTTCAATGCCCGGTGTTTCCATGAAGAGCATTCGCGGAACTGTAAGTAGTCCTACCGTTACTCCTATTCCAAATGATGCGATTCTTCTTTCAAATGACAGTACACCTGATTTGGTTGTGGATGCTACAGACGGTCAAGGCGCTGGAGCTTGGCAAGCCTTAATCCCTGCAGATCAGCTTCAATTAAAGGTGGCAGATTTGGCAAAAGTAAAAGTTGGCGACGATTATGCTGGAAAAATTACTTGGACCTTAACTGCTGGACCAAATCAAACACCTTAA
- a CDS encoding gluconate:H+ symporter — translation MELLIVGLGILILLFLIMKVKLNTFVSLVIVSILVAVGLGMPLTQIITTVENGIGSQLGHLALVFGFGAILGKLVSDAGGAYRISTTLINKFGRKKIQIAVLIASFIIGIALFFEVGLVLLIPIIFTIASELGISILYLGIPMAAALSVTHGFLPPHPAPTAISGIYNANIGMVLLYGFLIAIPTSIIAGPLYTKVAQKLVPDAFNRTGNIAALGKQKKFVLEETPGFGISTLTSLFPVILMALATCYELLSGGKITEKSSMFDQVIAFIGTPGMAMLLSLLFAIYTMGIRRKQTMPEIMKSAEEAIKQIAMMLLIIGGGGAFKQVLIDGGVGDYVAQLFVHSTLSPLILGWVIAAVLRICLGSATVAALTAAGLAAPLMAATGTNPALMVIATGAGSLIASHVNDAGFWMFKEYFNLSIKETFATWTVLESIISIVGLIGALTLNLIV, via the coding sequence ATGGAATTATTAATAGTAGGTTTAGGTATTCTAATTCTTTTGTTCTTGATTATGAAGGTGAAGTTAAATACATTTGTTTCTTTAGTCATTGTTTCAATTTTAGTCGCAGTTGGGTTAGGAATGCCGTTAACGCAAATTATTACCACTGTTGAAAATGGTATTGGTAGTCAGTTGGGCCATTTGGCATTGGTCTTTGGTTTTGGAGCAATTTTAGGTAAGTTAGTGTCAGATGCCGGCGGAGCATACCGTATTTCCACAACCCTTATTAATAAGTTTGGTCGTAAGAAAATTCAAATTGCGGTGTTAATTGCATCATTTATTATTGGGATTGCGCTGTTCTTTGAAGTAGGTCTTGTCTTACTAATTCCGATTATTTTTACCATTGCAAGTGAGCTAGGGATTTCAATACTTTACTTAGGAATCCCAATGGCTGCAGCCTTATCTGTCACTCATGGTTTTTTACCTCCTCATCCAGCTCCAACAGCGATTTCAGGAATTTATAACGCAAATATCGGTATGGTATTGCTTTATGGTTTTTTGATAGCGATTCCAACAAGTATTATTGCAGGTCCGTTATATACAAAAGTAGCACAAAAACTTGTACCAGATGCATTTAATCGCACAGGAAATATTGCAGCTTTAGGAAAACAGAAAAAATTTGTTCTTGAAGAAACACCAGGTTTTGGAATCAGTACATTGACGTCATTATTCCCAGTTATTTTGATGGCGCTTGCAACATGTTATGAACTGTTAAGTGGTGGAAAAATCACAGAAAAATCTTCTATGTTTGATCAAGTGATTGCTTTTATTGGCACCCCAGGTATGGCAATGCTCTTATCCTTATTGTTTGCAATCTATACGATGGGGATACGTCGCAAACAAACGATGCCAGAAATTATGAAATCAGCAGAGGAAGCCATTAAACAAATTGCAATGATGTTATTGATTATTGGTGGTGGAGGAGCCTTCAAACAAGTGTTGATTGACGGTGGTGTGGGAGATTACGTGGCACAATTATTTGTCCACTCAACGTTATCCCCTTTGATTTTAGGCTGGGTAATTGCGGCAGTTTTAAGAATTTGTCTAGGTTCTGCAACAGTAGCTGCATTGACAGCAGCTGGTTTGGCTGCGCCTTTAATGGCAGCTACTGGAACCAATCCAGCATTGATGGTGATTGCTACTGGAGCAGGCAGTTTGATTGCCTCTCATGTTAACGATGCAGGTTTTTGGATGTTCAAAGAGTACTTTAACTTATCCATTAAAGAAACATTTGCTACATGGACCGTTTTAGAGTCAATTATTTCAATCGTGGGATTGATTGGCGCTTTGACTTTGAATTTAATCGTCTAA